Genomic window (Natronospira proteinivora):
CATAACGCCCAACCACCGCATTCGATAGCAGACGTACTTGACTTAGGTGATTTGGTGAACTATAACAGCAGTATTGCTATTCTGAACACCATATCCCGGAGGGAAAGCGAATGGTCAAGCACTATCTGGCACTGAGTCTATTGGGCGGCCTGTTGCTGGCAGGCCCCGCTGCCGCCCATGAAGCCATCGATCTGGACGACGGCAGCGAGGTCAAGGGCAACCTGGAGACCCGTAACAGCCCTATTCGCCTGGGCAATGAGATCCAGGTGGAGGGCAACATCAACAGCCGCAACGGGGGCATCACCCTGGGCAACTCGGTCACCGCCCGAGACCTGAGCAGCCGCAACGGCCATATCCGGGTCGGCGACCAGGGGGAATTTCGTTCCCTGAGCACACGCAACGGCAGTATCACTCTGGGTAGCGGTACCCGCAGCGAAGACATTGAAACCCGAAACGGCAGCGTCCAGGTGGGCCCAAACAGTCGAGTGCGCTCACTGGACAGCCGCAATGGCTCGCTCACCCTCGGCGCAGACAGCGAAGTGGAACGGGGACTCATCACCCGAAACGGCGCCATCACCGTCGAGCAGAATGTCCACATCGGGGAAACGATCGAGAGCCGCAACGGACGCATCGAGCTGGCACAGGACAGTCGGGTGGGCGAGTCCATTCGGACGCGGAACGGCAGCATTCGTCTTATCGGCACGGAAGTGGGGCGCGACGTGGAAAGTCGGGGCGGCGACATCTCGCTCCAGTCCGGCAGCCATGTACAGGGCGATGTGACCATCGAAATAGACGCCGACAGCGGGCAGCGAAGCGGTGGCTTCCTCTGGTGGGGCAGAAGCAGCAATTATGCCGATGCCGGCAATATCGAGCTCAGCGGCGCCAGTGTGGTGGACGGCGAGGTCAAGATTCTGCTGCCTGCCGACTATGACGGCGAGACGCCGGTCCTGCGGGTGGATGGAGACAGTGAGATCCACGGCAGGCTGCTGCTGGACCACCGGGTCGAGCTGGAGATCGATGACAATGCCAGGGTGGGTGACATCGAACGCCAGCAACCGTAATGGCGGCTGAGCTGCTCCTTACAGGGCCACCTTCCGGTGGCCCTTTTTCGTGCTTGCCATATTTTTCCTACAAAACAGGGCGTTTACAGCGGACAGCAGCACCGTGATGGGACTGGCAAAATCCTTCCCGGCTGAACGAGCAACAAGAATGGGGGGAGGGCATGCGTCTAGCCACGGTTCGAACACGGGCATTGCTGGGAATCCAGTCGCCGGAGGTGCGGGTGGAGGTGCACATCGCCCGGGGCCTGCCCTCGCTGTCCATTGTCGGCTTGCCGGATGCCGCCATGCGGGAGAGCCGGGACCGGGTCAAGGCGGCCATCGGCAATGCCGGCTTCGAATTTCCTCGACGGCGGGTGGTGGTCAACCTGGCACCCGCGGATCTCCCAAAGGAAGGAGCGCGATTCGACCTGCCCATTGCACTGGGTATTCTGGCGGCGGCAGGCGAGATTCCAGCGGATGCGCTGGAGGCCTATTGCTTCCTCGGGGAGCTTTCCTTGTCAGGTACCTTGCGCCCCGTCAATGGCGTTCTCCCCGCTGCCTGTGCCTGCGGACCGGCCGGCCAGCAACTGGTGGTTCCCGAGGGTAATGGCAGTGAAGCGGCCCTGGCCGCCGAGACCGACAGTCGAGTAGCGGACCACTTGCTAACTGTGGCCAATGCCCTGATCAAGGACAGTGCCTTGCCCAAGACGGAACCGGCCGTGGCCGACAAGCCGGCCCGGGTGGCGGATCTTGAGGATGTGCGGGGCCAGCACCAGGCACGGCGGGCCCTGGAGGTGGCGGCGGCCGGGGGCCATTCGCTGCTGTTTTTGGGCCCGCCCGGTACCGGCAAATCCATGCTCGCCGCCCGCCTGCCCGGCATCCTCCCTGAAATGGATGACGGGGAGGCTTTGGAAGCCGCCGCCGTGGCCTCGGTAAGCGGTGAAGGCCTGGACCCGGCTCGATGGCGGATACGCCCCTTCCGTTGCCCTCACCACACGGCCTCGGGGGTCGCCCTGGTAGGGGGCGGCTCGCAACCACGTCCCGGGGAAATCTCCCTGGCCCACCGTGGGGTGCTGTTCCTGGATGAGTTGCCGGAATTCAGCCGCAAGGTACTGGAAGTCCTGCGCGAGCCCCTGGAAAGTGGCGAGATTCATATTTCCCGGGCTGCACGCCGTGCCACCTTCCCGGCCCGTTTCCAGCTGGTGGCGGCCATGAACCCCTGCCCCTGCGGCTACCAGGGCGACCCTATCAAGGCCTGTCGCTGCACCGAGGAACAGGTGGAACGTTACCGCAATCGGATATCGGGCCCCCTGTTGGACCGGATCGACCTGCAGGTGAGTGTGCCGCGCCCGGAACGGGAATTACTGCGTCCAGACGCGCCCCCGGGGGAATCCAGCGCGGCCGTGCGCGAACGTGTAATGGCCGCCCGCCAGCGTCAACAACAGCGGCAAGGCTGTCTCAATGCGGCCCTGGACAATGGGGGTATTGCTGCCCATTGTGTGCCGGATCCGGCGGGCGGGCAGCTGATCGAACAGGCCACCGAACGCTTTGGGCTGTCCGGGCGGGCCTACCATCGCATCCTGCGCCTGGCGCGAACCCTGGCCGACCTGGAAGGCCTCGAGGGGATCCATGCCGGCCATGTGGCGGAAGCCATTCAGTATCGCAGCCTGGATCGTCGAGAAGCCACGAACCCGGACCCGGCGATGGACGCCTGAAACCACCCGGCGGGCCTCAGCCCCCCGGCAAACCATCCGTGTGCTGGACCTCATAGTGGGTCACATCGGTGGGCATTTCCACCAGGTAGTCCTGCTCCTTGCTGTGATAACGGGCCCGGTCGGCGCGCCCGCCGGTAAAGGCCTCAATCGCTTCACGGCTATCCCAGAGAGTGAGGATCACAATCTCACTACGATTATTCGGGAGATCCCGGGTCATGACCATGACGCCGTGGTTACCTTTCAAACCGGTATGGGCCTTGATGCCTGTTTTTTCCATGTAAGCGAGGTATTCGTCCCGCTTGGCTGTAGGGGTCACGCCGCGCCATTCCCGAAGAATCATGAGAGCTCTCCTCCAATACCGGCTGTAGCAGGGGTTTCAGCTTAGCATCCCTGCAGCGGATGCAAAGTCATCTGCCAAGCCCTATCCTGTACGAGTGTCGAAAACCAACGCAACCCGAACCTCAATCCCAAAGGGGCGGCTAGATGCTGAAGAAACTGGAAGAAAAGCTGGGACTAAAAATGATTCCGGCGGTCTTTTTCACCTCCGCCATTCTGGCCATTGTCTTTGTCGCTTTTGCCGCACCGCTCAATGAGCCGGTTGCCGCCTTTTTTGACGAAGTAACCGGCTGGATCTCCACTTACTTCGGGTGGTTCTACATATTGAGTGTAACCGGGCTACTGGGCTTTCTGATCTGGGTGGCCATGAGTCGTTACGGCACCATCCGCCTGGGAGGAGATGATGCCCGGCCTGAGTACAGCACTGTTACCTGGTTCACCATGCTGTTTGCCGCTGGCATCGGCACCATCCTGATGTTCTGGGGGGTGGCCGAACCCATGACCCGACTGGCCTCCCCGCCGCTGGAAGGGGTG
Coding sequences:
- a CDS encoding YifB family Mg chelatase-like AAA ATPase, encoding MRLATVRTRALLGIQSPEVRVEVHIARGLPSLSIVGLPDAAMRESRDRVKAAIGNAGFEFPRRRVVVNLAPADLPKEGARFDLPIALGILAAAGEIPADALEAYCFLGELSLSGTLRPVNGVLPAACACGPAGQQLVVPEGNGSEAALAAETDSRVADHLLTVANALIKDSALPKTEPAVADKPARVADLEDVRGQHQARRALEVAAAGGHSLLFLGPPGTGKSMLAARLPGILPEMDDGEALEAAAVASVSGEGLDPARWRIRPFRCPHHTASGVALVGGGSQPRPGEISLAHRGVLFLDELPEFSRKVLEVLREPLESGEIHISRAARRATFPARFQLVAAMNPCPCGYQGDPIKACRCTEEQVERYRNRISGPLLDRIDLQVSVPRPERELLRPDAPPGESSAAVRERVMAARQRQQQRQGCLNAALDNGGIAAHCVPDPAGGQLIEQATERFGLSGRAYHRILRLARTLADLEGLEGIHAGHVAEAIQYRSLDRREATNPDPAMDA
- a CDS encoding antibiotic biosynthesis monooxygenase family protein; protein product: MILREWRGVTPTAKRDEYLAYMEKTGIKAHTGLKGNHGVMVMTRDLPNNRSEIVILTLWDSREAIEAFTGGRADRARYHSKEQDYLVEMPTDVTHYEVQHTDGLPGG